In Tolypothrix sp. NIES-4075, the following proteins share a genomic window:
- the lptB gene encoding LPS export ABC transporter ATP-binding protein, translating to MKIVLENVHKSYGKRVIVNRVNISVAQGEIVGLLGPNGAGKTTTFYIATGLEKPDHGNVWLDSQNITGMPMHKRARLGVGYLAQEASIFRALSVRDNILLVLEQTNVPRLEWSGRVQNLLRELRLEKVANSKGIQLSGGERRRTELARALAAGRSGPKFLLLDEPFAGVDPIAVSEIQHIVARLRDRNMGILITDHNVRETLAITDRAYIMREGQILAAGTAEELYNNPLVRQYYLGDNFQV from the coding sequence GTGAAAATTGTTTTAGAAAACGTTCACAAATCCTACGGCAAGCGAGTTATTGTCAATCGCGTTAACATTTCTGTTGCCCAAGGGGAAATCGTCGGTTTACTCGGTCCGAATGGAGCTGGTAAGACAACCACATTTTATATTGCTACAGGTTTAGAAAAACCCGATCATGGAAACGTTTGGTTAGATAGCCAGAATATTACTGGGATGCCAATGCACAAAAGGGCGCGTTTGGGTGTTGGCTATTTAGCGCAGGAAGCGAGTATTTTTCGCGCCTTGAGTGTGCGAGATAACATTCTTTTAGTACTAGAGCAAACGAATGTGCCACGATTAGAATGGTCAGGGAGAGTACAAAATTTACTGCGGGAGTTGCGTTTGGAAAAAGTAGCTAACAGTAAAGGAATTCAACTTTCTGGCGGTGAGCGACGCCGGACGGAATTGGCGAGAGCTTTGGCGGCTGGGCGTTCGGGACCAAAATTTTTGCTTTTAGATGAACCATTTGCCGGAGTCGATCCGATCGCCGTTTCCGAAATTCAGCATATTGTCGCTCGATTGCGCGATCGCAACATGGGTATCCTGATTACAGATCACAATGTCCGCGAAACTCTCGCCATCACAGATCGCGCTTACATCATGCGCGAGGGGCAAATTCTCGCCGCAGGTACAGCTGAAGAACTTTATAATAACCCGCTAGTTCGGCAATATTACTTAGGCGATAACTTCCAGGTCTAG
- a CDS encoding DUF5615 family PIN-like protein, with translation MSERIRFHLDENVDPAIALGLRRYGIDVTTTNDVELRTQSDEVQLGFIQETHRVLFTQDADFLIIASCKLDHPGITYCKKGTRSIGEIIETLVLIYEVMTPEEMVGRVEFV, from the coding sequence ATGAGTGAACGAATTCGCTTTCATCTGGATGAAAATGTCGATCCTGCGATTGCCCTTGGCTTGCGCCGTTATGGAATTGATGTCACAACAACCAATGATGTGGAATTACGTACTCAAAGCGATGAAGTCCAGTTAGGGTTTATTCAAGAAACACACCGAGTACTGTTTACCCAAGATGCAGATTTTTTGATTATTGCGAGTTGCAAACTTGATCATCCTGGCATTACCTACTGCAAGAAAGGGACTCGTTCAATTGGTGAAATCATTGAAACCTTAGTTTTGATTTATGAGGTGATGACACCTGAAGAGATGGTGGGACGTGTCGAGTTTGTGTGA
- a CDS encoding LptF/LptG family permease produces the protein MDRYLTSELIPPFLFGVGAFSSIGVTIDAVFELVRKIVESGLPVGIAVQVFLLTLPKFIVLAFPMSTLLATLMTYSRLSSESELIALRGCGVSVYRMVLTAVFLSLVVTGLTFAFNEEIAPAASYQAAVTLEKALKSDKPAIAKQDNFLYAEKRDVKQPDGKKQKILTRLYYADQFDGKRFKGLTIIDRSDQKEKAQQGLSQIVVADSGEWNPSENTWNIYQGTIYLVAPDSSYRNIVRFEQQQLQLPRTAFELAEKTKDYDQMNIAQALEQLELERLGGDEKKIRKLKIRIQQKFALPFVCLVFGLVGAAMGTIPQRTGRGTSFGISVIVIFSYYLFGFITSALGEANVLSPFMAAWLPDFIGLGTGIFLLMRAARR, from the coding sequence ATGGATCGCTACCTCACCAGCGAATTAATACCGCCATTTTTGTTTGGTGTCGGAGCATTCTCATCAATTGGTGTCACAATTGATGCTGTATTTGAACTGGTGAGAAAAATAGTAGAATCCGGGCTACCAGTAGGAATTGCAGTCCAAGTTTTTTTATTAACCCTGCCAAAATTCATCGTTTTAGCCTTCCCCATGTCTACGCTGCTAGCTACTTTGATGACTTACAGTCGTCTTTCTAGCGAAAGCGAATTGATTGCTTTGCGAGGATGTGGTGTCAGTGTTTATCGCATGGTTTTAACTGCGGTATTTTTAAGTTTGGTGGTTACGGGATTGACATTTGCCTTCAACGAGGAAATTGCACCAGCTGCAAGTTACCAAGCAGCCGTTACTTTAGAAAAAGCATTAAAATCGGACAAGCCAGCGATCGCCAAACAAGATAACTTCCTCTATGCAGAAAAGCGAGATGTAAAGCAACCCGATGGTAAAAAGCAAAAAATTCTCACACGCTTATATTACGCCGACCAATTTGATGGCAAGCGCTTCAAAGGTTTGACAATCATAGATCGTTCCGACCAAAAAGAAAAAGCCCAGCAAGGTTTAAGTCAAATTGTCGTGGCAGATTCCGGCGAGTGGAATCCATCGGAAAACACCTGGAATATTTACCAAGGTACGATTTATTTAGTAGCTCCTGATAGTTCTTATCGCAATATTGTGCGGTTTGAACAGCAACAATTACAACTGCCTCGCACAGCATTTGAACTAGCAGAAAAAACCAAAGATTACGACCAAATGAATATCGCTCAAGCGCTAGAACAACTGGAACTAGAACGCCTTGGCGGTGATGAGAAAAAAATTCGCAAACTGAAAATTCGGATTCAACAAAAATTTGCCTTGCCCTTTGTATGTCTAGTTTTTGGCTTAGTAGGTGCTGCGATGGGAACCATACCACAGCGCACCGGGCGAGGAACCAGTTTTGGTATTAGTGTCATAGTTATTTTTTCATACTACTTATTTGGTTTTATTACTAGTGCCCTAGGAGAGGCAAATGTTCTCTCTCCTTTTATGGCTGCTTGGTTGCCAGATTTTATCGGTTTAGGCACAGGTATATTCTTATTGATGCGAGCTGCCCGCCGATGA
- a CDS encoding AAA family ATPase produces MSWNSTVFSVCASGNSWLWAAWNSLDDAYNFLEKPEKQLEIDCLFFAEAPSKENAIKTARNLLGTHIKQISNEWAAEVCKEIGKKPHIDANEPLVVTNKLQECLEQLHSLTGLNAVKSTVQELVNIAKVAQMQAQAGIKAPLITRHLVFTGNPGTGKTTVARILGDIYKNLGVLSKGHFLEVDRTNLVAEYLGQTAPKTAKVVESALGGVLFIDEAYSLVPEGRGDMYGQEAINTLLKMMEDHREDLVVIVAGYKREMSRFIESNPGLKSRFARSIHFEDYSPDELAEIFKVRCEQHGYLVSEKTQEAVRHLVNQFEHQIGELGNGRFVRNIFDRCVAIQCNRLAPLAKPSKIDLKTFLPADVPTHDQLAQYLL; encoded by the coding sequence ATGTCATGGAATTCTACAGTCTTTAGCGTCTGTGCTTCGGGCAATTCTTGGTTATGGGCTGCTTGGAATAGCCTTGATGATGCTTATAATTTCCTAGAGAAGCCTGAAAAGCAGTTGGAGATAGATTGCTTGTTCTTTGCTGAAGCCCCTTCCAAAGAAAATGCAATCAAAACAGCTCGTAACCTATTGGGTACTCATATTAAACAAATAAGCAACGAATGGGCAGCAGAGGTCTGCAAAGAGATTGGCAAGAAACCTCACATTGATGCTAATGAACCATTAGTAGTTACTAATAAGCTTCAGGAATGTCTAGAGCAACTTCATTCATTGACTGGATTAAATGCTGTGAAATCTACCGTTCAAGAGTTGGTGAATATTGCAAAAGTAGCCCAGATGCAAGCTCAAGCAGGTATAAAAGCTCCTTTAATTACTAGACACCTCGTATTCACAGGAAATCCCGGAACAGGCAAAACCACAGTAGCTAGGATTCTAGGTGACATATACAAAAATCTTGGTGTTCTATCAAAAGGGCATTTTCTTGAGGTAGACCGGACTAATTTAGTTGCAGAATACCTAGGACAAACAGCACCTAAAACAGCAAAAGTAGTTGAATCTGCTCTTGGTGGTGTACTTTTTATTGATGAAGCTTATTCCCTTGTTCCAGAAGGACGCGGCGATATGTACGGACAAGAGGCAATCAATACTCTCTTAAAGATGATGGAAGACCACAGAGAGGATCTGGTGGTTATTGTTGCAGGATATAAGAGAGAAATGTCTCGATTTATTGAATCTAATCCTGGTCTAAAGTCCAGATTTGCAAGATCAATTCACTTTGAAGACTATTCTCCAGATGAGTTAGCCGAGATTTTTAAAGTCAGGTGTGAACAACACGGTTATCTGGTCTCAGAGAAAACTCAAGAAGCAGTGCGTCATCTGGTCAATCAATTTGAACATCAGATTGGAGAACTTGGAAATGGTAGATTTGTAAGAAATATCTTTGATCGTTGTGTGGCTATTCAATGTAACCGTTTAGCACCATTAGCCAAGCCATCAAAGATAGACCTAAAAACCTTTCTACCTGCTGATGTTCCCACTCACGATCAACTAGCGCAGTATCTTCTTTGA
- a CDS encoding BrnT family toxin has protein sequence MVFLLLEAATVFNDPLSVTLSDPDHSIKESRYVIIGLSRFEQLLVVAHTDRGEKIRIINARKAIRQEKTLYVLVR, from the coding sequence ATGGTGTTTCTTTTGCTGGAAGCCGCAACTGTATTTAACGATCCGCTATCTGTAACTTTAAGCGATCCTGACCACTCCATTAAAGAAAGTCGCTACGTTATTATTGGCTTATCTAGGTTTGAACAACTCTTAGTTGTTGCACATACCGATCGAGGGGAAAAAATACGAATTATCAACGCCCGAAAAGCCATCCGCCAAGAGAAGACCCTTTATGTTTTGGTGCGTTAG
- a CDS encoding CP12 domain-containing protein, giving the protein MMKAEDIMTKDVVTIRGSATVAEAVELLKKKGLRALVVDRRYENDAYGIVTETDIVYKITAYGKDPKAVRVYEIMSKPCIVVNPDLGVEFVARLFANTGIRRAPVIQGKLLGIISITDILTKSDFVDSPKGLVLEDRIQKAIEDARAICTDRGAYSKACAAAWDEVEELQAEAAHQKAESMVSAKTSFEEYCRENPDAPECRNYDPKSSFFQ; this is encoded by the coding sequence ATGATGAAAGCTGAAGATATCATGACCAAGGACGTAGTTACCATTCGCGGTTCGGCGACTGTAGCGGAAGCTGTGGAATTGTTGAAGAAAAAAGGGCTGCGGGCGCTGGTTGTGGATCGCCGCTATGAAAATGATGCCTATGGTATTGTTACTGAAACAGATATTGTCTACAAGATAACCGCTTACGGCAAAGACCCCAAAGCAGTGCGGGTTTACGAAATTATGAGCAAGCCTTGCATTGTTGTCAATCCCGATTTGGGGGTAGAATTTGTAGCGCGGTTATTTGCCAATACTGGTATTCGCAGAGCGCCCGTGATTCAAGGCAAGTTATTGGGCATTATCTCAATTACTGACATCTTGACAAAAAGCGACTTTGTAGATTCTCCCAAAGGACTTGTGCTGGAGGATAGAATTCAAAAAGCGATTGAAGATGCTCGTGCTATTTGTACAGATCGAGGTGCTTATTCTAAAGCTTGTGCTGCCGCTTGGGATGAAGTAGAAGAACTCCAAGCGGAAGCGGCTCATCAAAAAGCTGAAAGCATGGTATCAGCTAAAACTTCTTTTGAGGAATATTGTAGGGAAAATCCTGATGCTCCGGAATGTCGGAACTACGATCCTAAAAGTTCATTTTTCCAGTAA
- a CDS encoding DUF309 domain-containing protein: MESIPSDFWQGVEQFNSGQFYACHDTLEALWIEASEPEKSFYQGVLQIAVALYHLSNRNWRGAVILLGEGSNRLRRYPSTYSGIDVDELLYQSAALLSALQKAGADKITAGDLGEDETLTLPKILIVNESGD, encoded by the coding sequence ATGGAAAGCATCCCCAGCGACTTTTGGCAAGGCGTAGAACAGTTCAATTCTGGACAGTTCTACGCCTGTCACGATACATTAGAGGCTCTGTGGATCGAAGCATCAGAGCCAGAAAAAAGCTTTTATCAAGGCGTTTTACAAATTGCCGTAGCCTTGTATCATCTGAGTAATCGTAACTGGCGAGGTGCAGTAATTTTATTGGGAGAAGGAAGCAATCGCCTGCGACGTTACCCATCAACATACAGCGGTATTGATGTTGACGAACTATTATATCAGAGTGCGGCATTGTTGAGCGCATTACAAAAAGCCGGAGCGGACAAGATTACCGCAGGTGACTTAGGTGAAGATGAAACCTTGACCTTACCCAAGATTTTAATCGTTAACGAATCAGGGGACTAG
- a CDS encoding DUF29 domain-containing protein, with the protein MTITTNLKQLYETDENLWLEETIELLKQKQFNQLDLENLIEELISLGKRDLAKVKSLLRQIIIHMLLLQYWQVEYERNYRHWIGEIKTFRYDLNNHLTTNLRNKLQDDLENIYQSAVIFVKIKTDLTVFLEKCPYTLVQLLDENYLP; encoded by the coding sequence ATGACAATTACTACCAACTTAAAACAACTCTATGAAACAGATGAGAATTTATGGTTAGAAGAAACTATTGAATTATTAAAACAAAAACAGTTTAACCAACTTGATTTAGAAAACTTAATTGAGGAATTAATCAGTTTGGGGAAAAGAGATTTAGCTAAAGTCAAAAGTCTTTTAAGGCAAATTATTATTCATATGTTATTACTCCAATATTGGCAGGTAGAATATGAAAGAAACTATCGTCATTGGATTGGAGAAATTAAAACCTTTAGATATGACTTAAATAATCATTTAACGACGAATTTAAGAAACAAATTACAGGATGATTTAGAGAATATTTATCAAAGTGCGGTTATTTTTGTGAAAATTAAAACTGATTTAACTGTTTTTCTAGAAAAGTGTCCTTACACTCTTGTGCAATTATTAGATGAAAATTATTTACCTTAA
- a CDS encoding ferredoxin thioredoxin reductase catalytic beta subunit — MIRPEVNTKSSDKNLEAMRHFSEQYAKRTGTYFCAEPSVTAVVIEGLAKHKDDLGAPLCPCRHYEDKAAEVSATFWNCPCVPMRERKECHCMLFLTSDNEFAGETQEISLETIKQVRDSMG, encoded by the coding sequence ATGATCAGACCAGAAGTTAACACAAAATCCAGTGATAAAAATTTAGAGGCAATGCGCCATTTTTCCGAACAATACGCCAAGCGTACTGGAACCTACTTCTGTGCTGAACCCTCTGTAACCGCAGTTGTAATTGAAGGACTAGCCAAGCATAAAGACGACTTAGGGGCGCCTTTGTGTCCTTGTCGTCACTACGAAGACAAAGCAGCTGAGGTAAGCGCGACATTTTGGAACTGTCCTTGTGTACCGATGCGAGAACGCAAAGAATGCCATTGTATGCTGTTTCTTACCTCAGACAACGAGTTTGCCGGTGAAACGCAGGAAATTTCTTTAGAAACGATCAAACAAGTGCGAGACAGCATGGGTTGA
- a CDS encoding DUF58 domain-containing protein, giving the protein MKIIKPITNWLEIHACAPTHSGWVLAGIAICFFGAGINTMAGWLYVISGVSFALLIVAAFLPQRSLVGLVVKRRFINPVSTGDELTVELEIRNNTKQPVNLLQVEDILPIVLGKPIQQPIETIQSQNSYNWVYNHPTVRRGVYRWQTVELATGAPLGLFWCRRQHECAAKAIVYPTVLPLSNCPLVDEIGEDDSIKSDPRGKPFQTATAGLTRSLRPYRTGDPIRLIHWRSSARYGDLRVRELEKVTNGQDIIIALDTAATWEEDNFEQAVIAAASLYFYAQRQQMQVQLWTAATDLVKGETMVLETLAATHAGEDSITKAPNKPLIWLTPNPAIAFLPHGSRWVLWQNTSTVNWDYPGIIIQSDRPLQLQLQTGY; this is encoded by the coding sequence ATGAAAATTATTAAACCCATCACTAACTGGCTAGAAATCCACGCTTGTGCCCCTACACACAGCGGTTGGGTACTAGCGGGAATTGCGATTTGTTTTTTTGGCGCTGGTATCAATACAATGGCAGGTTGGTTGTATGTTATTAGTGGGGTCAGTTTTGCCTTGCTAATTGTTGCGGCTTTTTTACCACAGCGATCGCTTGTCGGTTTAGTTGTCAAACGTCGTTTCATCAACCCCGTTTCCACAGGCGACGAACTTACGGTAGAATTAGAAATCCGCAACAACACAAAACAACCTGTTAACTTGCTGCAAGTCGAGGATATCTTGCCGATTGTTTTAGGCAAACCAATACAGCAGCCAATCGAAACGATTCAAAGCCAAAATAGTTATAATTGGGTATACAATCACCCAACTGTGCGCCGGGGTGTTTATCGCTGGCAGACAGTCGAACTAGCTACAGGTGCGCCTTTAGGATTGTTTTGGTGTCGGCGTCAGCATGAATGTGCGGCAAAGGCGATCGTTTACCCGACTGTGTTACCCCTCAGCAATTGTCCTTTAGTAGACGAAATTGGGGAAGATGATAGCATAAAAAGCGATCCGCGTGGTAAACCCTTTCAAACAGCCACAGCCGGATTAACGCGATCGCTTCGTCCCTACCGCACAGGCGATCCCATTCGTCTCATCCACTGGCGCAGCAGCGCCCGCTACGGGGATTTACGGGTACGCGAATTAGAAAAAGTTACAAACGGACAAGATATTATTATTGCCTTAGATACTGCTGCAACTTGGGAAGAAGACAACTTTGAACAAGCAGTAATTGCCGCAGCCTCGCTGTATTTTTACGCACAAAGGCAACAAATGCAAGTACAACTGTGGACAGCAGCCACAGATTTAGTCAAAGGCGAAACAATGGTTTTAGAAACTTTAGCGGCAACTCATGCAGGAGAAGATAGTATAACAAAAGCGCCTAATAAGCCTTTAATTTGGCTGACTCCAAATCCGGCGATCGCGTTTCTTCCTCACGGCAGTCGTTGGGTGCTGTGGCAGAATACGTCAACCGTAAATTGGGATTACCCAGGAATTATTATCCAAAGCGATCGCCCACTGCAACTCCAACTACAAACAGGGTACTAA
- a CDS encoding LptA/OstA family protein, which produces MPWYKLPQLHMRRFGLALILPVVLGTIAFPIQLQRATAQTSGQQGRPLQIKSDTQEYDAKTQVVTARGNVQMVYPARQIQATAAQAQYFSKERRIDFSGNVYILQQGANSIRAEKVTYLIDEGRFVALPQNNRQVESIYLVNDTNVNAPSAAPAPKTPPFKRSN; this is translated from the coding sequence ATGCCCTGGTATAAATTGCCTCAATTACACATGCGTCGCTTCGGATTAGCCTTAATCTTACCAGTTGTGTTGGGAACTATAGCCTTTCCCATCCAACTGCAAAGGGCTACAGCACAAACTTCTGGACAACAAGGACGCCCGCTGCAAATTAAGTCGGATACACAAGAATACGATGCCAAAACGCAAGTAGTAACAGCGCGTGGTAACGTGCAAATGGTTTATCCGGCTCGGCAAATTCAAGCTACAGCTGCCCAAGCTCAATATTTTAGCAAAGAACGCCGCATCGATTTCAGTGGCAACGTTTATATTTTGCAACAGGGTGCTAATAGTATCAGAGCAGAGAAAGTTACATATCTAATTGACGAAGGACGGTTTGTAGCATTACCGCAAAACAATCGCCAGGTAGAATCAATCTATTTGGTGAACGATACCAACGTTAACGCACCATCTGCTGCACCCGCACCAAAAACACCGCCTTTCAAGCGTTCCAATTAG
- a CDS encoding DUF433 domain-containing protein, with amino-acid sequence MQLVSREYIEISSDVRSGKPRIAGTRIAVEDVAMMHLKLGYSLVEIAGKYDLSLASVYAAMAYYFDHRDEIDRRAAQEDELLEVLKQNHPSRLQEKLRLLRNE; translated from the coding sequence ATGCAGTTAGTCAGTCGGGAGTATATCGAAATCTCTTCTGATGTGCGGAGTGGGAAGCCCCGGATTGCTGGTACCCGCATTGCTGTTGAGGATGTGGCGATGATGCATTTAAAGCTGGGGTATTCCTTGGTAGAGATTGCTGGTAAGTATGACCTGTCACTGGCATCCGTTTATGCGGCAATGGCTTATTACTTTGATCACCGAGACGAGATTGATCGCCGTGCAGCGCAAGAGGATGAGTTGCTTGAGGTGCTGAAGCAAAATCATCCCTCGCGTCTCCAAGAGAAATTAAGACTGTTGAGGAATGAGTGA
- a CDS encoding NADP-dependent isocitrate dehydrogenase: MYDKITPPTTGAKISFSNTEPIVPDNPIIPFIRGDGTGIDIWPAAQKVLDAAVEVAYKGTRKISWFKVYAGDEACELYGTYQYLPEDTLTAIKEYGVAIKGPLTTPIGGGIRSLNVALRQIFDLYACVRPCRYYAGTPSPHKNPEKLDVIVYRENTEDIYLGIEWRQGSEIGDRLIKILNEELIPATPEHGKKQIPLDSGIGIKPISKKGSQRLVRRAMKHALLLPKNKQMVTLVHKGNIMKYTEGAFRDWGYELVQSEFRNECVTERESWILSNKEKNSDISLEENARMIDPGYDGLTEEKKAQIVKEVETVLNEIWETHGNGKWKDKVMVNDRIADSIFQQIQTRPDEYSILATMNLNGDYLSDAAAAIVGGLGMGPGANIGDACAIFEATHGTAPKHAGLDRINPGSVILSGVMMLEYMGWQEAADLIKKGLGNAIAAGEVTYDLARLLSPPVEPLKCSEFAEAIIKQFK, translated from the coding sequence ATGTACGACAAGATTACCCCCCCCACAACCGGAGCAAAAATCTCCTTTTCTAACACTGAACCGATTGTGCCTGATAATCCAATTATCCCTTTTATTCGCGGCGATGGCACAGGAATAGATATTTGGCCCGCAGCCCAAAAGGTACTTGATGCTGCGGTAGAAGTAGCATACAAAGGCACGCGCAAAATTAGCTGGTTTAAGGTTTACGCTGGTGATGAAGCTTGCGAATTATACGGAACATATCAGTATTTACCAGAAGATACCCTCACGGCGATTAAAGAATATGGTGTGGCGATAAAGGGACCGCTAACAACTCCCATCGGCGGCGGTATTCGTTCTTTAAACGTGGCTTTGCGGCAAATTTTTGACCTTTACGCTTGCGTGCGTCCTTGCCGCTATTATGCGGGTACGCCCTCACCGCACAAAAACCCCGAAAAACTTGATGTGATTGTTTATCGGGAAAATACGGAGGATATTTATTTAGGAATTGAATGGCGACAAGGAAGCGAAATAGGCGATCGCCTCATCAAAATCCTCAACGAAGAATTGATCCCCGCCACCCCAGAACACGGTAAAAAGCAAATTCCCCTCGATTCCGGTATTGGCATCAAACCCATCAGCAAAAAGGGTTCCCAGCGGCTTGTACGCCGTGCAATGAAACACGCCTTGCTTTTGCCCAAAAACAAGCAAATGGTGACTTTGGTGCATAAAGGCAACATTATGAAGTACACCGAAGGCGCTTTTCGCGATTGGGGTTATGAATTGGTACAGAGCGAGTTTCGCAACGAGTGCGTCACCGAACGGGAATCTTGGATTTTGAGTAACAAAGAGAAAAATTCCGACATCAGCTTAGAAGAAAACGCCCGGATGATCGATCCTGGGTATGATGGTTTAACTGAAGAGAAGAAAGCGCAAATTGTCAAGGAAGTTGAAACAGTTCTTAATGAAATTTGGGAAACTCACGGCAATGGAAAGTGGAAAGATAAGGTGATGGTGAACGATCGCATTGCCGACAGTATTTTTCAACAAATCCAAACTCGACCAGATGAGTATTCGATTTTGGCGACAATGAACTTAAACGGCGATTATTTATCTGATGCAGCAGCAGCGATCGTTGGTGGTTTGGGGATGGGACCTGGGGCAAATATTGGCGATGCTTGTGCGATATTTGAAGCTACCCACGGTACTGCACCGAAACACGCTGGATTAGATCGGATAAATCCCGGTTCGGTGATTTTGTCGGGGGTGATGATGTTGGAATATATGGGTTGGCAAGAAGCAGCGGACTTGATAAAGAAAGGATTGGGGAATGCGATCGCTGCTGGTGAAGTTACCTATGATTTAGCACGTTTGCTATCTCCGCCGGTGGAACCGTTGAAGTGTTCGGAGTTTGCGGAGGCAATAATTAAGCAGTTTAAGTAG